Proteins co-encoded in one Acanthopagrus latus isolate v.2019 chromosome 10, fAcaLat1.1, whole genome shotgun sequence genomic window:
- the LOC119027517 gene encoding acidic leucine-rich nuclear phosphoprotein 32 family member B-like: MDMKKRVNLELRHRSPTEVQELVLDNCRTGEGKIEGITEEFSNLELLSLINVGLTSVADIPKLDKLKKLELSDNRISGGLEVLAERLVNLTHLNLSGNKFKDISTLEPLKKLPQLKSLDLFNCEVTNLADYRESIFKLLPQLTYLDGYDIDDCEASDSDGEGDGIEDEDEEGEEGESEDFEEEEEEDEEDVVAEEDDDEDDSADDEDGEVNGDVDSEEDDDDDDDEEDDDEDSSPAKGEKRKRDPDDEDDEDDD; this comes from the exons ATGGACATGAAGAAGAGGGTCAACTTAGAGCTGAGGCACCGGTCGCCGACAGAA GTCCAGGAGCTGGTTCTGGATAACTGTCGCACTGGCGAAGGGAAGATTGAAGGAATCACAGAAGAGTTCTCGAACCTGGAGCTGCTCAGCCTCATCAACGTCGGCCTGACCAGCGTAGCAGACATCCCCAAACTGGACAAACTCAAAAAG TTGGAGTTGAGTGACAACAGGATATCAGGCGGTCTGGAGGTTCTGGCTGAGCGGCTGGTGAACCTGACGCACCTGAACCTCAGCGGGAACAAGTTCAAAGACATCAGCACCCTGGAGCCCCTG AAAAAGCTGCCCCAGCTGAAGAGTCTCGACCTGTTTAACTGCGAGGTGACCAACCTGGCCGACTACAGAGAATCCATCTTCAAGCTCCTCCCCCAGCTCACCTACCTGGACGGCTACGACATCGATGACTGCGAGGCGTCCGACTCCGACGGAGAAGGAGACGGAATCGAGGATGAGGACGAAGAAGGAGAAG AGGGAGAGTCGGAGGACttcgaggaggaggaagaggaggatgaggaggacgtAGTGGCCGAAGAGGACGACGATGAAGACGACAGCGCTGATGATGAA GACGGAGAGGTGAACGGAGACGTGGACAGTGAGgaagatgacgatgatgatgacgatgaggaggatgatg ATGAGGATTCGTCTCCGGccaaaggagagaagaggaagagggaccccgatgatgaggatgatgaagatgatgattgA